One window of Rhinolophus ferrumequinum isolate MPI-CBG mRhiFer1 chromosome 26, mRhiFer1_v1.p, whole genome shotgun sequence genomic DNA carries:
- the LOC117017995 gene encoding translation initiation factor IF-2 has product MSPASEGNLQMPGPAARSPTQSPAGPLLRLASVLRSKAGSPWAHGLDRPFAASSGVVCLSPCHSGGPSGRRRGLPDGVTGRALARGIGRLGRGWRARGTGSAEEGAPGRAHRAERGAGRTAPSTPWTGLTTTARRPPGSQPLARHAGLPSAVFFLECPPGHLQTSPATTTSHFLWLSGNPRNVLTSPPRPKMPAHSAACRESRPGLGVPPPGSQRAVVADVMGRGWGREAGSLCFPSSPPPLAVAAPGSRGRCCGARAQAAPGEGGFGKSPGPGAGARGSRCRARSLARRLALQPWLKPTDENTERAAKS; this is encoded by the exons ATGAGCCCGGCCAGCGAAGGAAACCTCCAGATGCCAGGGCCGGCTGCCCGGAGTCCCACCCAG TCACCAGCAGGTCCCTTGCTCCGTTTGGCCAGCGTGCTGCGCTCAAAGGCGGGCTCCCCGTGGGCGCACGGTCTCGACCGACCTTTCGCAGCGAGCTCGGGGGTCGTCTGCCTCTCGCCTTGCCATTCAGGCGGCCCCTCGGGTCGACGGCGCGGTCTCCCGGATGGCGTTACTGGACGAGCCTTGGCGCGGGGTATTGGGAGACTGGGCCGCGGCTGGCGGGCGCGGGGAACCGGCAGCGCGGAGGAGGGCGCACCCGGCAGGGCGCACCGCGCGGAGCGCGGAGCTGGGCGCACGGCGCCTTCAACACCATGGACAGGTCTCACGACCACAGCGCGCCGCCCTCCAGGCAGCCAGCCGCTGGCGCGTCATGCTGGTCTTCCCAGCGCTGTCTTCTTCCTGGAGTGTCCACCCGGCCACCTCCAGACCTCTCCCGCGACGACGACGTCTCACTTCCTCTGGCTCTCGGGTAACCCCCGGAACGTGCTGACCAG CCCACCCAGGCCCAAGATGCCGGCTCACTCGGCAGCGTGCAGAGAATCGCGTCCCGGCCTTGGAGTCCCACCACCAGGCTCCCAGCGCGCGGTGGTCGCCGACGTGATGGGgcgagggtgggggagggaggctgggtcGCTCTGCTTCCCCTCCTCGCCTCCTCCTCTAGCCGTGGCGGCTCCGGGGTCTCGCGGCCGGTGCTGTGGAGCGAGAGCCCAGGCTGCGCCCGGGGAGGGGGGGTTCGGGAAATCGCCTGGCCCGGGTGCGGGCGCCCGAGGAAGCCGCTGCcgcgctcgctcgctcgctcggcGCCTGGCGCTGCAGCCTTGGCTAAAACCCACAGACGAGAACACGGAGCGCGCAGCCAAAAGCTAG